One Saccharomyces kudriavzevii IFO 1802 strain IFO1802 genome assembly, chromosome: 4 genomic region harbors:
- the RPP1A gene encoding ribosomal protein P1 (similar to Saccharomyces cerevisiae RPP1A (YDL081C); ancestral locus Anc_2.388): MSTESALSYAALILADSEIEISSEKLLALTDAANVPVEGIWADIFAKALDNQNLKELLVNFSAGAAAPAGVSGGVAGGVAGEAEAEKEEEEAKEESDDDMGFGLFD, encoded by the coding sequence atgtCTACTGAATCCGCTTTGTCTTACGCTGCCTTGATTTTGGCCGACTCTGAGATCGAAATCTCTTCCGAAAAGTTGTTGGCTTTGACTGACGCTGCCAATGTTCCAGTTGAAGGTATCTGGGCCGACATTTTTGCCAAGGCCTTGGACAATCAAAACTTGAAGGAATTATTGGTCAACTTCAGTGCTGGTGCTGCTGCTCCAGCTGGTGTCTCCGGTGGTGTCGCTGGTGGTGTCGCTGGTGAAGCTGAAgctgaaaaggaagaagaagaagctaaAGAAGAATCCGATGATGACATGGGTTTCGGTTTATTTGATTAG
- the RPL13A gene encoding 60S ribosomal protein eL13 (similar to Saccharomyces cerevisiae RPL13A (YDL082W) and RPL13B (YMR142C); ancestral locus Anc_2.387), producing the protein MAISKNLPILKNHFRKHWQERVKVHFDQAGKKVSRRNARAARAAKIAPRPLDLLRPVVRAPTVKYNRKVRAGRGFTLAEVKAAGLTAAYARTIGIAVDHRRQNRNQEIFDANVQRLKEYQSKIIVFPRNGKAPEAEQVLSAAATFPIAQPTTDVEARAVQDNGESAFRTLRLARSEKRYRGVREKRARDKAEAEAEKKK; encoded by the exons ATGG CcatttccaagaatttaCCAATCTTAAAGAATCATTTCAGAAAGCACTGGCAAGAACGTGTCAAGGTTCACTTTGACCAAGCTGGTAAAAAGGTCTCTAGACGTAATGCCAGAGCTGCCAGAGCCGCCAAGATTGCTCCAAGACCATTAGATCTTTTGAGACCTGTCGTTAGAGCTCCAACTGTCAAGTACAACAGAAAAGTTAGAGCTGGGAGAGGTTTCACCTTGGCTGAAGTTAAAGCTGCTGGTTTGACTGCTGCGTACGCCAGAACCATTGGTATTGCTGTTGACCACAGACGTCAAAACAGAAACcaagaaatctttgatGCTAACGTCCAAAGATTAAAGGAATACCAATCCAAGATCATTGTTTTCCCAAGAAACGGTAAGGCCCCAGAAGCTGAACAAGTTTTGTCTGCTGCTGCCACTTTCCCTATCGCTCAACCAACTACCGATGTTGAAGCCAGAGCTGTTCAAGACAACGGTGAATCTGCTTTCAGAACTTTGAGATTAGCCAGATCCGAAAAGAGATACAGAGGTGTCAGAGAGAAGAGAGCTAGAGACAAGGCTGAAGCTGAagctgaaaagaagaaatag